The Phormidium yuhuli AB48 DNA window GGAGGCCCTGGTGGGGATTTTGCTAGGCTTGATGATGGGTATCATTGTCATATTAGTGGCTTATGTCTTTCTGCAAGATTGGCCGGTGGCGTTAACCGTAGGGTTGAGTTTATGGGCGATTGCGACCCTCGCGTCCACCTCGGGGGCGGCTCTACCACTGCTGTTTAAGTCCCTGGGGTTCGATCCAGCTTTGATGTCCGCCCCCTTTATTACCACCTTTGTAGATGTGTTGGGGGTGTTAATTTACTTTTATGTGGCACGAGCCTTGGTAGCTTTTTAAGGCTGATGTTCTGGACTACTAGCCAGTTGCTGAACGTCATTCACTACATTTGATTTGAAACACTTAGGGAGGGGTCACTTTGGTACAAAGTCAAGATATAGAACAACCCATTTCATCGCGGCGGGAGTTGCGGGAGTTGGTGCGATCGCAGCTACAAACTTTTCTGGAACAGGGACAGCTTCAAGAAGCGAAACTCCTACTCGTCCCGGTTCAAGCGGTCGATGTGGCTGACGTGATTGGAGAACTCCCGGAAAAACTCCATGCGATCGCCTTCCGACTGCTCCCCAAAGACGAAGCCACCGAAGTTTACGAATATCTCGATCGCAGCGTCCAGCAATCCCTACTGCAAGACTTCAAAAATCAGGAGATTCGCGATTTAGTCGAGCAGATGTCCCCCGATGACCGGGCCCGTCTCTTTGACGAACTCCCCGCTAAAGTCGTGCGTCAACTGCTCCCCAACCTCAGCCCCACGGAACGGGAAGCCACGTCACTGCTGCTAGGCTATCAACCGGACACGGCGGGGCGCATCATGACCCCAGAATACATCTCCCTTAAGGAGCATCTAACGGTCAGTGCCGCCCTAGAGCGCATTCGTCATCTGGCGGAGGTCACGGAAACAGTTTATGCTCTCTATGTCACCGATGCGGCCCGTCATCTTACGGGAATCCTCTCCCTGCGGGACTTAGTCGTCGCTCAGCCGGAGCAAACCATCGGCGAGATTCTGACCCGGGATGCCGTCTTTGTCCATACGGATACAGACCAGGAAGACGTAGCTCGCGTCATCCAGCGTTACGATTTCCTGGCGGTTCCCGTGGTGGATAGTGAACAGCGGCTGGTGGGGATTGTCACCGTTGATGATGTGATTGATGTCTTCGAGCGGGAAACGACGGAAGATATCTATGCTTTAGGGGGTGTCCAGTCTGACGGTGAAAACTATTTCCAGATGAGCCTGTTTCGGGTCTCCCGTCAGCGGGTGTCCTGGTTGCTGATTTTATTGGTGACCAATGTCTTGACAAGTGCAGTTATTCGTGCTAACGAGGGAGTCTTAAGCCAACTGGTGAGCTTAGCCATGTTTATTCCTCTCCTGATTGGGACTGGGGGGAATGTGGGAACCCAGTCCTCGACGGTGATTATTCGCGGTCTGAATATCGATAAAATCCAGACTGGGGGAGCTTGGCGCTTGATTCGTCGGGAAGCGATCGCTGGGTTGATGTTAGGGACTATGTTGGGTCTTTTGGTGGCGGTGGGGGCTTATCTCCTGCAAGGGAATCTGATTGTGGCTCTGTCGGCTGGGTCTAGCCTGATTGTCATTGCCATGTTGGCCTCGACCTCCGGGGCGGCCTTGCCGATTCTCTTTAAGTCCCTCGGCTTTGACCCGGCGTTGATGTCAGCGCCTTTTATTACCACCTGTGTCGATGTGTTGGGGGTTCTGACCTATTTCACCATTGCCCGGATTTTACTGGGGGTCTTGCCCTTAGAAATGAGTCTGGGTTAAACGCTAGGATACAGAGAGACTAACGCTCAAGCCTCGGGAATCTGTCTATGCTCCTTGGTAGTAATTATCCGTCTTCTGTCCTGCG harbors:
- the mgtE gene encoding magnesium transporter is translated as MVQSQDIEQPISSRRELRELVRSQLQTFLEQGQLQEAKLLLVPVQAVDVADVIGELPEKLHAIAFRLLPKDEATEVYEYLDRSVQQSLLQDFKNQEIRDLVEQMSPDDRARLFDELPAKVVRQLLPNLSPTEREATSLLLGYQPDTAGRIMTPEYISLKEHLTVSAALERIRHLAEVTETVYALYVTDAARHLTGILSLRDLVVAQPEQTIGEILTRDAVFVHTDTDQEDVARVIQRYDFLAVPVVDSEQRLVGIVTVDDVIDVFERETTEDIYALGGVQSDGENYFQMSLFRVSRQRVSWLLILLVTNVLTSAVIRANEGVLSQLVSLAMFIPLLIGTGGNVGTQSSTVIIRGLNIDKIQTGGAWRLIRREAIAGLMLGTMLGLLVAVGAYLLQGNLIVALSAGSSLIVIAMLASTSGAALPILFKSLGFDPALMSAPFITTCVDVLGVLTYFTIARILLGVLPLEMSLG